One segment of Marvinbryantia formatexigens DSM 14469 DNA contains the following:
- the atpA gene encoding F0F1 ATP synthase subunit alpha translates to MATDFTKKFFEDNRILKARVSYAKRPSAEELERLSQSLKETYHATEVILEEEQNEELIGGYVLQVGDRIFDNSVKASFDKLQEHFKQEKGNGNVISVLKSNLDGLNGEIAETEGGHILRLHDGIAAVDGMSQAVYGEIVLFENGTKGLVQNIDETEVLCIVLGDEQELEEGDRVIRTGKRAGIPVGKEILGRVVDALGAPIDGAGPFREEDWYLIERKAPGVLERQPVNVPMQTGILAIDAMFPIGRGQRELIIGDRQTGKTSIAIDTIINQKDKDVICVYVAIGQKASTVAQIVSNLKKHHAMDYCVVVSASASEPAALQYLAPYSGTAIAEYFMDQGKDVLIIYDDLSKHAVAYRALSLLLERSPGREAYPGDVFYLHSRLLERSSRMDEAHGGGSITALPIVETQGGDVSAYIPTNIISITDGQIFLESDLFFAGNRPAVNVGLSVSRVGGAAQTKALKKVSGTLRIDLAQYKEMESFAQFSSELDSETKEQLAYGEQLMELLKQPLYEPKSMEKQVIILGAATHRSFLGIPVKEVRAFAEEFYQWFAQNYAAVLDEIRDTGNLSDDALEIIRNGAEEYKKVKGYGKQ, encoded by the coding sequence GTGGCAACTGATTTTACGAAGAAATTTTTTGAGGACAACAGGATTTTAAAAGCCCGTGTCAGTTATGCAAAAAGACCCTCCGCAGAAGAGCTGGAAAGGCTCAGCCAGTCGTTAAAGGAAACATACCATGCGACGGAGGTCATTCTGGAGGAGGAACAGAACGAAGAGCTGATCGGAGGCTATGTCCTGCAGGTGGGAGACCGGATTTTTGATAATTCCGTGAAGGCTTCCTTTGACAAGCTGCAGGAACATTTCAAACAGGAAAAAGGAAATGGAAATGTCATTTCTGTTTTAAAGAGCAATCTTGACGGATTAAACGGAGAGATTGCAGAGACGGAGGGCGGACATATTCTGCGGCTTCATGACGGAATTGCGGCTGTGGACGGGATGTCACAGGCTGTCTACGGAGAAATTGTCCTGTTTGAAAACGGAACAAAGGGTCTGGTACAGAACATTGATGAGACGGAGGTCCTCTGTATTGTCCTGGGAGATGAGCAGGAGCTGGAGGAAGGCGACCGGGTGATACGGACCGGAAAACGGGCAGGAATCCCGGTGGGAAAAGAAATCCTCGGAAGAGTGGTGGACGCACTGGGCGCGCCGATTGACGGAGCGGGACCGTTCCGGGAGGAGGACTGGTATCTTATCGAGAGAAAAGCTCCGGGAGTTCTGGAGCGCCAGCCGGTAAACGTGCCGATGCAGACCGGTATTCTGGCGATCGATGCGATGTTCCCCATCGGAAGGGGACAGAGAGAGCTGATTATTGGCGACCGTCAGACAGGAAAAACTTCGATTGCCATTGATACGATCATCAATCAGAAGGATAAGGACGTCATCTGCGTTTATGTGGCGATCGGTCAGAAGGCTTCTACGGTGGCGCAGATTGTGTCCAATCTGAAGAAGCATCATGCGATGGATTACTGCGTGGTAGTATCCGCCTCAGCCAGCGAGCCGGCCGCCCTGCAGTATCTGGCGCCTTATTCCGGCACGGCGATCGCGGAGTATTTTATGGACCAGGGGAAGGATGTGCTGATTATCTATGACGACCTGTCGAAGCACGCCGTGGCATACCGGGCCCTGTCGCTGCTGCTGGAGCGGTCTCCGGGACGTGAGGCATATCCGGGCGATGTATTTTATCTTCATTCCAGATTGCTGGAGCGGTCCAGCCGGATGGACGAAGCACATGGCGGAGGCTCCATCACGGCGCTTCCCATCGTGGAAACGCAGGGCGGGGACGTGTCCGCCTATATTCCCACGAACATTATTTCCATTACAGACGGGCAGATTTTTCTGGAGAGCGATCTGTTCTTTGCGGGAAACCGTCCTGCGGTAAATGTGGGTCTGTCCGTATCGCGAGTGGGCGGTGCAGCGCAGACAAAAGCGCTGAAAAAGGTGTCGGGCACGCTGAGGATAGACCTTGCACAGTATAAGGAAATGGAATCCTTTGCACAGTTCAGCTCAGAGCTGGATTCGGAAACAAAAGAGCAGCTTGCCTATGGGGAACAGCTGATGGAGCTGTTAAAACAGCCGCTGTATGAACCGAAATCGATGGAAAAGCAGGTGATTATTTTAGGGGCGGCAACGCACAGAAGCTTTCTTGGGATTCCCGTAAAAGAAGTCCGGGCATTCGCGGAAGAATTTTACCAGTGGTTTGCCCAAAACTATGCGGCGGTTCTGGATGAAATCAGAGATACCGGAAATCTTTCGGATGATGCACTGGAAATTATCCGGAACGGAGCGGAGGAATATAAGAAGGTGAAAGGCTATGGCAAACAGTAA
- a CDS encoding F0F1 ATP synthase subunit A, whose amino-acid sequence MTKKKRTKVFLTLLVILIVLLAGIILTNSFGGRQETIQETMRDAVLHETGKISFLGIKDVNPAFLSAVTVTVVLLIAAALIRIFAVPKFTYIPGKFQMLLEQVVGLFDGLAKSNSPHRNGFLGAYVFAAGVYIFCGTLFELFGFQAVTTAGESIALPAPLSDINGAIALGCLSYCIILSGGIAGNGVRGIGKTLKDFSLPISMSFRLFGALLSGLLVTELVYYYIHLSFVLPVVVGVLFTLLHALIQTYVLTMLTALFYGEVSEPVRKKENAERQKKAA is encoded by the coding sequence ATGACAAAAAAGAAAAGAACAAAGGTTTTCCTGACGCTGCTGGTGATACTTATTGTTCTGCTTGCAGGAATTATACTGACGAATTCCTTTGGCGGGCGGCAGGAAACCATACAGGAAACAATGCGCGACGCAGTCCTGCATGAAACCGGAAAAATCAGCTTTCTGGGAATAAAGGATGTAAATCCGGCGTTTCTTTCCGCAGTTACAGTAACCGTGGTCCTGCTGATCGCGGCAGCGCTTATCCGGATATTTGCGGTACCGAAGTTTACATATATACCGGGAAAATTCCAGATGCTTCTGGAGCAGGTGGTCGGTCTGTTTGACGGACTGGCAAAATCAAACAGTCCGCATAGAAACGGTTTTCTGGGCGCCTACGTGTTTGCCGCGGGAGTATATATTTTCTGCGGAACATTGTTTGAGCTGTTCGGCTTCCAGGCGGTAACAACGGCGGGGGAATCGATTGCCCTCCCGGCGCCGCTTTCCGATATCAATGGAGCGATTGCACTGGGCTGCCTGTCCTACTGTATTATTCTATCCGGCGGAATTGCCGGAAACGGAGTACGGGGAATTGGAAAAACGCTGAAGGATTTTTCACTCCCCATTTCTATGAGCTTCCGTCTGTTCGGAGCGCTGCTCAGCGGTCTGCTGGTTACGGAGCTGGTATATTATTACATTCATTTAAGCTTTGTGCTTCCGGTTGTTGTTGGGGTATTGTTCACATTGCTCCACGCGCTGATACAGACGTATGTGCTTACGATGCTGACCGCCCTGTTTTACGGGGAGGTATCGGAACCGGTCAGGAAAAAAGAAAATGCAGAAAGACAGAAGAAGGCTGCCTGA
- a CDS encoding ATP synthase F0 subunit B: MNIPLNIDWQQILLHLFNFAILAAGLYLLLYKPVKDFMEKRTEYYKKMDAEAKQGVRDAESMKAEYEKRLASTGQEIAGKKAEADRELEQMKQQKLKEASEEAERIVSEARVKAEKEKEKLLADAGEQIADTAIAAAKKLVKDTISQEQEKALFEEILKKAGESCGN; the protein is encoded by the coding sequence ATGAATATCCCATTGAATATTGACTGGCAGCAGATATTGCTGCATCTGTTCAACTTTGCAATCCTGGCGGCCGGCCTTTATCTGCTGCTTTATAAACCGGTAAAGGATTTCATGGAAAAACGGACGGAGTATTATAAAAAAATGGACGCTGAAGCAAAGCAGGGCGTCCGGGATGCAGAAAGCATGAAGGCAGAGTATGAAAAGCGCCTGGCTTCGACGGGACAGGAAATTGCCGGGAAAAAGGCAGAGGCGGACAGGGAACTGGAACAGATGAAACAGCAGAAGCTTAAGGAAGCGTCGGAAGAAGCAGAGCGGATTGTGTCAGAAGCCAGAGTAAAAGCGGAAAAGGAAAAAGAAAAGCTGCTGGCGGACGCCGGGGAGCAGATTGCAGACACGGCGATTGCCGCGGCGAAAAAGCTGGTGAAGGATACGATTTCACAGGAACAGGAAAAAGCCTTATTTGAGGAAATTCTGAAAAAGGCAGGTGAGAGCTGTGGCAACTGA
- a CDS encoding DUF6145 family protein, with translation MYEENVVLCAASAYNEKYYLNEDFEALPDTVKDELKIMCVLYTQDVGGILTLEFDADGELQFRTEAASDDFFYDEIGSVLKIRELQRTKQDLLESLEMYYRVFFLEEDT, from the coding sequence ATGTATGAAGAAAATGTAGTGCTGTGCGCGGCGAGCGCGTACAACGAAAAATATTATCTGAATGAGGATTTCGAAGCGCTTCCGGATACCGTGAAGGATGAGCTGAAAATCATGTGCGTGCTCTACACGCAGGATGTCGGCGGTATCCTCACGCTGGAATTCGATGCGGACGGAGAGCTGCAGTTCCGCACGGAAGCAGCCTCCGATGATTTTTTTTATGATGAGATTGGCAGCGTTTTAAAAATCCGCGAGCTGCAGCGGACGAAACAGGATCTCCTGGAATCGCTGGAAATGTATTACCGGGTGTTCTTTCTGGAGGAAGATACATGA
- the lysS gene encoding lysine--tRNA ligase: MAQENNKQKNVQEVDENQLRKVRREKLEELVESGRNPFEITKYSRTHHSQDIREHFEELEGKTVTLAGRMMSKRVMGKASFCNIQDLKGNIQSYVARDSIGEEEYKAFKKMDIGDIVGIKGEVFKTKTGEISIHASEVTLLSKSLQILPEKFHGLTNTDLRYRQRYVDLIMNPEVKDTFVKRSRIISAIRRYLDGQGFMEVETPMLVQNAGGAAARPFETHFNALNEDLKLRISLELYLKRLIVGGLEKVYEIGRVFRNEGLDTRHNPEFTLMELYQAYTDYNGMMDLTENLYRYVAQEVLGTTKIVYNGVEMDLGKPFERITMVDAVKKYAGVDFNEIHTLEEARAAAKEHHVEYEERHKKGDILNLFFEEFAEEHMIQPTFVMDHPIEISPLTKKKPENPEYVERFEFFMNGWEMANAYSELNDPIDQRERFKEQEAQLAQGNEEANTTDEDFLNALEIGMPPTGGIGFGIDRMCMLLTDSQAIRDVLLFPTMKSQGTAKNEANNAAQSAAAALAAEKPAEKIDFSNVKIEPLFEEMVDFETFSKSDFRAVKVKDCVAVPKSKKLLQFTLDDGTGADRTILSGIHEYYEPEELVGKTCIAIVNLPPRKMMGIDSCGMLISAVHEENEKEGLHLLMVDDRIPAGAKLY, encoded by the coding sequence ATGGCACAGGAGAACAATAAACAGAAAAACGTCCAGGAGGTTGATGAAAATCAGCTTCGCAAGGTGCGCCGCGAGAAGCTGGAAGAGCTGGTAGAGAGCGGCAGAAATCCTTTTGAAATCACAAAATACAGCCGTACACATCACAGCCAGGATATCAGAGAGCATTTTGAAGAGCTGGAGGGAAAAACGGTTACTCTGGCAGGGCGTATGATGTCAAAACGTGTCATGGGAAAAGCCTCCTTCTGCAATATCCAGGATCTGAAGGGCAATATCCAGTCCTATGTGGCGCGCGACAGCATTGGCGAGGAAGAATACAAGGCGTTTAAGAAAATGGATATCGGAGATATTGTCGGCATTAAGGGTGAGGTCTTCAAGACAAAAACCGGGGAAATCTCCATCCATGCATCGGAGGTCACGCTGCTTTCGAAGAGCCTGCAGATTCTGCCGGAGAAATTCCACGGACTTACCAATACAGACCTGCGCTACCGTCAGCGGTATGTTGATCTGATTATGAATCCGGAGGTAAAGGATACTTTTGTTAAGCGTTCCCGCATTATTTCCGCCATCCGCAGATATCTGGACGGACAGGGCTTCATGGAGGTGGAGACGCCGATGCTGGTGCAGAATGCCGGCGGAGCGGCTGCGCGTCCGTTTGAAACGCACTTCAATGCGCTGAATGAGGACCTGAAGCTGCGCATTTCGCTGGAGCTTTACCTAAAGCGTCTGATCGTGGGCGGTCTGGAAAAGGTGTACGAGATTGGAAGAGTATTCCGCAATGAAGGCCTGGATACCAGACACAATCCGGAGTTTACGCTGATGGAGCTGTATCAGGCGTATACTGACTACAATGGTATGATGGATCTGACGGAAAACCTGTACCGCTATGTGGCGCAGGAGGTTCTCGGAACCACGAAAATTGTATATAACGGCGTGGAGATGGATCTTGGTAAGCCATTTGAGCGCATCACAATGGTTGACGCTGTGAAGAAATATGCCGGCGTGGATTTCAACGAAATCCATACGCTGGAGGAAGCGCGGGCTGCGGCAAAGGAGCATCATGTGGAATATGAGGAGCGCCACAAAAAGGGCGATATTCTGAACCTGTTCTTCGAGGAATTTGCCGAGGAGCACATGATTCAGCCTACCTTTGTCATGGACCATCCGATTGAGATTTCGCCGCTCACGAAAAAGAAACCGGAAAATCCGGAGTACGTGGAGCGTTTTGAATTTTTCATGAACGGCTGGGAAATGGCGAATGCTTACTCGGAGCTGAACGACCCAATCGACCAGAGAGAGCGCTTTAAGGAACAGGAAGCACAGCTTGCCCAGGGAAATGAGGAAGCGAACACCACCGATGAGGATTTCCTGAACGCACTGGAAATCGGTATGCCGCCCACAGGCGGAATCGGTTTCGGAATCGACCGCATGTGCATGTTACTTACTGATTCACAAGCAATAAGAGATGTTTTGCTGTTTCCCACTATGAAATCGCAGGGGACGGCAAAGAATGAAGCAAATAACGCGGCACAGAGTGCAGCGGCAGCTTTGGCGGCGGAAAAGCCTGCGGAGAAGATAGATTTTTCCAATGTAAAAATCGAACCGCTTTTTGAGGAAATGGTTGATTTTGAAACCTTCAGCAAATCCGATTTCCGCGCCGTGAAGGTGAAGGACTGTGTGGCGGTGCCAAAGAGCAAAAAGCTCCTGCAGTTCACCCTGGACGACGGAACCGGCGCAGACCGCACGATTTTAAGCGGTATTCACGAGTATTACGAGCCGGAAGAGCTGGTCGGAAAGACCTGCATTGCTATCGTAAATCTGCCGCCGCGCAAGATGATGGGAATTGATTCCTGCGGAATGCTGATATCGGCGGTTCATGAGGAAAACGAAAAAGAGGGTCTTCACCTTCTGATGGTGGATGACCGGATTCCGGCGGGTGCGAAGCTGTACTAA
- the greA gene encoding transcription elongation factor GreA, giving the protein MEGKKNLLTYSGLKALEDEMHDLKVVRRKEVAAKIKEAREQGDLSENAEYDAAKDEQRDIEARIEEIEKILKNAEVVVEDDVDLNKINVGCTVKLFDEEYEEEIEYQIVGSTEANSLMGKISNESPVGKALIGASIGQEIEVETQVGVCKYRVLGIQRS; this is encoded by the coding sequence ATGGAAGGAAAAAAGAACTTATTAACTTATTCGGGGTTAAAAGCATTAGAAGACGAAATGCATGATTTAAAGGTGGTCCGCAGAAAAGAGGTCGCCGCAAAAATCAAAGAGGCAAGAGAGCAGGGCGACCTGTCAGAAAACGCGGAATATGACGCGGCGAAGGACGAGCAGCGGGACATCGAGGCGAGAATCGAGGAGATTGAAAAGATTCTCAAAAATGCCGAGGTGGTTGTGGAGGACGATGTTGACCTGAACAAAATCAATGTCGGCTGCACCGTAAAGCTTTTCGACGAAGAATATGAAGAAGAGATAGAGTACCAGATTGTCGGTTCGACGGAGGCGAACAGCCTTATGGGTAAGATTTCCAACGAATCTCCGGTGGGCAAAGCGCTTATCGGCGCCAGCATCGGACAGGAAATCGAGGTAGAGACACAGGTCGGAGTATGCAAATACCGCGTACTCGGTATCCAGAGATCATAA
- a CDS encoding biotin--[acetyl-CoA-carboxylase] ligase — MKSEILSALRAQKDYVSGQELCGQFGVTRAAVWKEIRQLREEGYEIEAVPNKGYRLTAAPDTVSGAELKSRLETAWAGQNLVYLDTVDSTNDYVKKLAEQGAPHGTLVVADYQSGGKGRRGRTWITPHGTTIAMSILVRPQIRPEKASMLTLVTGMAAAEAVGQITGLDVKIKWPNDLVIHGKKLSGTLTEMSAEMEGVHYVVIGTGINANITEFPEELKDLASSLQLELGHPVDRGAIICTCMKYFENYYEKFITTQDMSLLIDEYQRLLANMDRQVRVLDPAGEYGGIAIGIDEQGQLLVEKEDGSITRVYAGEVSVRGIYQYC; from the coding sequence ATGAAAAGTGAGATTTTAAGTGCGCTGCGCGCGCAGAAGGATTATGTGTCCGGACAGGAGCTCTGCGGACAGTTCGGCGTGACACGGGCTGCCGTCTGGAAGGAAATCCGGCAGCTTAGGGAGGAAGGCTATGAGATAGAGGCGGTACCGAATAAAGGCTACCGCCTGACGGCGGCGCCGGACACGGTCTCCGGCGCGGAGCTGAAGAGCCGGCTGGAAACGGCGTGGGCGGGACAGAATCTGGTGTATCTGGATACTGTGGATTCTACGAACGATTACGTTAAAAAGCTGGCAGAGCAGGGAGCGCCGCACGGCACCCTGGTAGTTGCCGATTATCAGAGCGGCGGCAAGGGACGGCGCGGGAGAACGTGGATTACGCCGCACGGGACGACGATCGCCATGAGTATTCTGGTGCGTCCGCAGATTCGTCCGGAAAAGGCGTCCATGCTGACGCTCGTAACCGGAATGGCGGCGGCGGAGGCGGTCGGTCAGATTACCGGTCTGGATGTAAAAATCAAATGGCCGAATGATCTGGTCATTCACGGGAAAAAGCTCTCCGGCACGCTCACAGAAATGAGCGCGGAAATGGAGGGCGTTCATTACGTGGTGATTGGAACCGGTATCAACGCCAACATCACGGAGTTCCCGGAGGAATTGAAGGATCTTGCATCCTCCCTGCAGCTTGAGCTGGGGCATCCGGTCGACCGCGGCGCAATCATCTGCACGTGCATGAAATATTTTGAGAATTACTATGAGAAATTTATCACGACACAGGATATGTCGCTGCTCATTGACGAGTATCAGAGACTGCTTGCCAATATGGACCGTCAGGTGCGCGTGCTCGACCCTGCCGGAGAATATGGTGGTATAGCAATAGGCATTGATGAGCAGGGACAGCTTCTGGTGGAAAAAGAGGACGGAAGCATTACCAGGGTATACGCCGGGGAGGTTTCTGTCCGCGGCATTTATCAGTACTGCTGA
- the dusB gene encoding tRNA dihydrouridine synthase DusB — protein sequence MSLKIGSVELANPYILAPMAGVTDLPFRLLCKEMGAGLLCTEMVSAKAISFHNKNTERLMETGDGEHPVSLQLFGSDADLICEVARQIEERPFDILDFNMGCPVPKVVNNGEGSALMKNPALAEEIVRKTAAAIKKPVTVKFRKGFDDDHVNAVEFAKRMEAAGAAAIAVHGRTRAQYYAGRADWDIIRQVKEAVKIPVIGNGDVDGPESARKMFAETGCDGIMIGRAARGNPWIFQELAAYDKGGSIPERPQPAEVKNMILRHAALQIQYKGEYTGIREMRKHVAWYTAGYPHSAALRRRVNEIDSIAQLEAMLELWVAMHTTKTPGGHFLG from the coding sequence ATGAGTCTGAAAATAGGAAGCGTGGAGCTTGCAAATCCGTATATTCTTGCTCCGATGGCAGGTGTCACTGACCTGCCATTTCGTTTGCTCTGTAAGGAAATGGGCGCAGGCCTGCTCTGCACGGAAATGGTCAGCGCAAAAGCTATTTCCTTCCACAACAAAAACACAGAAAGACTGATGGAGACCGGGGATGGCGAGCACCCGGTTTCGCTGCAGCTTTTCGGAAGCGACGCGGATTTAATCTGCGAGGTGGCGCGGCAGATTGAGGAGCGTCCGTTTGATATTCTCGATTTTAATATGGGCTGCCCGGTCCCGAAGGTAGTAAACAACGGGGAAGGTTCTGCGCTGATGAAAAATCCCGCGCTTGCGGAGGAGATTGTCCGGAAAACGGCGGCGGCAATCAAAAAGCCGGTGACAGTGAAATTCCGAAAGGGCTTTGACGACGACCATGTGAATGCGGTGGAATTTGCAAAACGCATGGAGGCGGCAGGCGCGGCGGCGATTGCGGTGCATGGCAGAACAAGGGCGCAGTATTATGCCGGACGTGCTGACTGGGATATTATCCGGCAGGTAAAAGAGGCGGTAAAAATCCCGGTGATTGGCAACGGGGATGTGGACGGTCCGGAGAGCGCCCGGAAAATGTTTGCGGAAACAGGCTGCGACGGCATTATGATTGGCAGGGCGGCCAGGGGAAATCCGTGGATATTTCAGGAGCTTGCAGCATATGATAAAGGAGGTTCTATCCCGGAAAGACCGCAGCCTGCAGAGGTGAAGAACATGATTCTGCGTCACGCCGCACTGCAGATTCAGTATAAAGGAGAATACACCGGGATCCGCGAAATGCGTAAGCATGTGGCGTGGTATACTGCCGGATATCCGCACAGTGCAGCGCTTCGCAGAAGAGTAAACGAGATCGACAGCATTGCGCAGCTTGAGGCGATGCTGGAGCTCTGGGTTGCCATGCATACGACAAAAACGCCCGGTGGACATTTTTTAGGGTAA
- the atpG gene encoding ATP synthase F1 subunit gamma, translated as MANSKEIQERMNGIRDTLKITNAMYLISSSKLRKARKNQQLVEDYFQTICNTIGDILNHMPQMEHIYLESAGQEKKGRSRRAYIVITADKGLAGAYNLNVIKLAEQEIEKYPDAKLFVIGQIGKHYFEEKNIPIEEGFLYSSQNPSLQRARNITVEVLEQFHEGRIDEVFILYTKMKNALQSEAVMMQLLPLSREQFRKRGNESRHTESFFPDARSVFNQIAPITMHGIIFSAMTESWCAELNDRMTAMDGASKSAKEMIAALKLAYNRTRQYSITQEITEVSAGAKAQKKKKARRK; from the coding sequence ATGGCAAACAGTAAAGAGATTCAGGAACGCATGAACGGAATCCGGGACACGCTGAAGATTACAAACGCCATGTACCTGATTTCCTCTTCGAAGCTCAGAAAGGCAAGAAAGAACCAGCAGCTGGTGGAGGATTATTTTCAGACAATCTGTAATACCATCGGAGATATCCTGAATCATATGCCGCAGATGGAGCATATTTATCTGGAATCTGCCGGGCAGGAAAAGAAAGGCAGGAGCCGCCGGGCGTATATTGTCATTACCGCTGACAAAGGACTGGCGGGAGCATATAACCTGAATGTGATAAAGCTGGCGGAGCAGGAAATAGAAAAATATCCGGATGCAAAGCTGTTTGTTATCGGACAGATTGGGAAGCATTATTTTGAAGAAAAGAACATCCCGATAGAAGAGGGGTTTCTTTATTCCTCCCAGAATCCATCCCTGCAGCGCGCAAGGAACATTACAGTGGAGGTTCTGGAGCAGTTTCATGAGGGCAGAATCGACGAGGTGTTCATTCTGTATACGAAGATGAAAAATGCGCTCCAGTCGGAGGCTGTTATGATGCAGCTTCTGCCGCTGTCCAGGGAACAGTTCCGGAAACGCGGAAATGAGAGCAGGCACACGGAATCTTTTTTTCCGGATGCCAGGTCTGTGTTTAACCAGATTGCGCCGATCACGATGCACGGGATTATTTTCAGCGCCATGACGGAAAGCTGGTGCGCGGAGCTAAATGACCGTATGACTGCGATGGATGGCGCGTCCAAAAGCGCAAAAGAGATGATCGCTGCACTAAAACTTGCGTACAACCGCACAAGGCAGTACAGTATCACGCAGGAGATCACCGAGGTAAGTGCGGGGGCAAAAGCCCAGAAGAAAAAGAAAGCCAGGAGGAAATAA
- a CDS encoding MFS transporter yields MEKIWNKKFVLLFITNLLMMATFYASVPILPIYCQENGITGSKIGIVLTAMSVTTVLFRPFAGYILDNFNRYHVYMLFLALFCLPFLGFAAFPVFGVLVVLRLYMGVVYSVCGSATTTLAGDVLPPSMVGKGVNRFALTISLGMAAGPFIGIQVQNHLSSQASFLVLFALTVIALICVSFCRIEYPKVERKKFVLADAFYKPALPFMFNMMFIMIPFGAVIAYSSIFAQEKGLSSVIPYFYVFLVAGMLISKFSTQKMIDAGKHKILVVISLVIVFFTMASYSFMNHGAHLLLAGFLLGLGYGVLQPLFQSFVTGTTPAPKRGTANATYLLSYDIGIGIGSFLMGMFQESIGLANGFALTAAAYVIGGIIYAVYVDRYYAKLLQQKNN; encoded by the coding sequence ATGGAAAAAATATGGAATAAAAAATTTGTATTGCTATTTATTACGAACCTGTTGATGATGGCAACCTTTTATGCCTCGGTGCCTATTTTGCCGATTTATTGTCAGGAAAACGGGATAACCGGTTCCAAAATCGGTATCGTATTGACGGCAATGTCAGTAACCACGGTATTGTTCAGACCGTTTGCGGGATATATTCTTGACAACTTCAACCGTTATCATGTTTATATGCTGTTTCTGGCTCTGTTCTGTCTGCCATTTCTGGGGTTCGCCGCATTTCCGGTTTTCGGAGTGCTGGTAGTGCTCCGTCTGTACATGGGCGTTGTATATTCTGTATGTGGCTCGGCGACAACGACCCTGGCAGGGGACGTGCTTCCGCCCAGCATGGTAGGAAAGGGCGTCAACCGGTTTGCGCTTACCATTTCACTGGGAATGGCGGCAGGTCCGTTCATTGGTATCCAGGTCCAGAACCATCTGAGCAGTCAAGCATCTTTTCTTGTTCTGTTTGCCTTAACAGTGATTGCTCTGATTTGCGTATCGTTCTGCAGGATTGAGTATCCGAAGGTAGAACGTAAGAAATTTGTTCTGGCGGATGCGTTCTATAAACCGGCGTTACCGTTTATGTTTAACATGATGTTTATCATGATTCCGTTTGGGGCAGTCATTGCATATTCCTCAATTTTTGCACAGGAAAAAGGACTGTCTTCGGTTATCCCGTATTTCTACGTATTTTTGGTAGCGGGAATGTTAATCTCCAAGTTTTCGACACAGAAAATGATTGATGCCGGCAAACACAAAATCCTTGTTGTGATAAGCCTGGTGATTGTATTTTTCACAATGGCAAGCTATTCCTTTATGAATCATGGCGCGCATCTGCTGCTGGCGGGATTTTTGCTGGGCCTTGGCTATGGTGTGCTCCAGCCGCTGTTCCAGTCGTTTGTAACAGGAACAACACCGGCGCCCAAACGTGGTACGGCAAATGCGACGTATCTGCTTTCCTATGATATTGGTATCGGTATCGGTTCCTTCCTGATGGGAATGTTCCAGGAGAGCATCGGGCTGGCAAACGGATTTGCGCTTACGGCGGCAGCGTATGTTATTGGCGGCATTATCTATGCGGTATACGTTGACCGTTATTATGCAAAATTACTTCAGCAGAAAAATAATTAA